The nucleotide sequence GCGCCCAGCGGGCCGGTCGTGTTATCGGTCCGGTATCGCGTCAGCCCGCGTGGCGACGATTCACTGAAGCCGTTTCTGCCCGGGATACAGTACTACGGAAATCCATCGGGGACCCGCATCGATCCCACGCGTGTGCCGACTTGGCAATCCGAACCAGGGTTTTCGGCGCTGTATCAAGAACACCGGTACCCAATGCCCTTTGCCGCCGCGATCGATTCCGGACGTGGCGTTGCGGCTTTGCACAGTCGGCCGTCAAAGTTGCCCGCCGCGGCACGGGATGATTTGTGGTGGTCGTTGGGGCTGATTCAACGCGAGGACGGTGTCGAATTGACGCTGCAAAGCGGGCCGGTGGCCACCAACGGCCAGCCGGGAATGGCAAAGGCTCGCCAGACCAAGCTGTTTCCGTTTGACGATGCACACATGGTTGCGGTTGAGCCGGGCACGGTGATTGAAAAACAATTCTGGATTCAGTTGGCCGATGCGCCCGTGGTCGGTCATGAGTTTCAAAAGCCGCTTTGGACGTCGATCGACTTGTTTGATCCCGTCGCTGACCGGTCCATGCCCGCGATTGAAGACGTCATGTCGGCCAAGCTTCGTGACACGTTTGATCGTTGGCATCAGGATGCACAGTGTCGTGGCTTTCGCACCCGTCCGCCTCAAGCCCAAAGTTGGATGATGATGGGATGGGCCGACCGTGCGGAAGTCCCCGGTCACGCGTTGTTGACGCTGGACTTGGCGGGGCAGTGTGATGACCCCGTCCTGTGGAAACGTCGCGCCGCAGAGTCGTTGGACTTTTTGTGCCAATCGCCGACGGTGGGCAAGAAAGCCGATCCGATGTTTGCGATCGTCTATGACTATCAACAGCATCGCTGGCTGCAGCGAACTAACCCGCTTTCAACCGCCCAGGCGTTGACTGGAATCGCGCGGGCGATCCGCAGCGTGCGTGATCAGCATTCCGGCGATGGCGAACCCGCCGTCGATGTGTCCAAATGGGAAACGTTTTTGGCCGCACAGTTGGACCTGATCCGTGACCGGGTCGGGCGTGCCGATTGGCATCCCGTGTCGACCAACGAAGCGTTTGCAATTGCACCGTTGGTTTTGGGCAGTGAACTGATGCAGCGTGAAGATTGGATGGATTCCGCACGGCGGTTGGCCGACCACACGATCGATCGTCATTTGACGATGGCCGAACCCTATTGGGGCGGCACGTTGGATGCGCGGTGCGAAGACAAAGAAGGAGCGTGGGCCGCATTGCAAGGGTTCGCGGCTTTGTACGAATCCACCGGCGATAAGAAATATCTGGATGCCGCCGTTCACGCGGCGGATGTCTGTCTGAGTTACTTGTACGTCTGGGACGTCGATTTGCCGCCGGGACGATTGGCCGACCAAGCCGTCAAGACGCGTGGCTGGACGGACGTGTCGGTCCAGAACCAACACTTGGATGTGTTCGGCGTTGTCTTTACCCCGGTCATTTGGCAACTGGGCGACTGGACCGGCGATTCACGCTATCACCAGTTGGCACAGGTCATGTTGGTCAGCTGCGGTCAAATGACGGACCTGGCCACAGGGGTCCAAGGCGAGCAGTTGTTCCAGACCAACTATCAACAACACGACGCCGGAGAAACGATCGCGGGGATGCGGGGCGGTTACAGCGAAGCTTGGAACATCTACTGGATCACCGCCCACTTCCTGACGGCCGCTGCGGAGTTCCAGCGGCTGGGGGTGGATTGGCGTTCGTTTCCCGTTTGCACCGATGATTGACGGGCGGACGGGTCGTTAATTCGCGACGAACTTGTAGATGCGACCGCCACCGGATTGCGTGGTCATCAACACTTCGCCGTCATCGGTTTGACCGAACGTGAAGACCGGCAGGTTGGACCAAGCGATCTCGCGATTCTCGGTCACCGTTTGGCTGCCCTTGTCGTACTTCATCGCCCAGACTTTGCCCGACACGTAGTCGCCGTACAGGTAGTAACCGTCCAACTGCGGCGTTTGTTTGCCGCGGTACACCGCGCCGCCGGTGACCGATTTACCCCAGTCCTCGGTATGTGGGTATTCGATCAGCGGTTCAATCAAATCGGGCCGTGGGCCGGATCCTTTGCCACCGCCCAGAGTGAACTTGTGCGACGCTTCACGAAGGCTCCAGCCATAGTTGCCGCCCTTGCGAATCAGGTTGACCTCTTCCCACTGGTTCTGGCCAACATCGGCGGCCCACAAATCACCATTGGCCGGATCGAATGACATGCGCCAGATGTTGCGAATGCCCCAGGCATAGATCTCCGGCCACGCTTTGTCTTTGCCCACCAAGGGGTTGTCGGTGGGAATGCCGTAGGGCAGTCCACCGGTTCGTGTGTCGACATCGATTCGCAAGATGGAACCGAGCAACTTGCTGACGTCTTGTCCGGACTTCAACGGGTCGTTCGCTTTGCCGCCGTCACCGAGTCCGACGTACAGGTATCCGTCGGGACCGAACACCAGGGTTCCACCGTTGTGATTCCAAAACGGTTGTTGGATTCGCATCAGTTCGCGTTCGCTGCGTGGGTCACCCTGGTTGGGATCATCGCCGCGAACCGAAAACTCGCTGATGATGGAAACGTGGGGACGCTCACTGGTGGTGTAGTAGACGTAGAACTTGCCGTTGTCTTTGAACTTGGGATGAAACGCCAAGCCCAGAAAGCCTTCCTCGTTTTCACGGTCCTTGTAGGAAACCGCTTCGTTGATGTCCATGAACAAATCGGCTTCTTCGACTTCGCTGTCCTTTTGGTCGAAGACGTAGATTTCGCCGGTTTGCGAGGCGACGAACAGACGTCCGCTGTCGTCGCCGGCGCCCGTCAGGACCACCGGACGGCTGATCCGCAGATTTGGATAAGCGTCGACGATTTGGATCGGCATTGGATCCGTGTTCAGCGATGACGGTGGATCGGCCAGGTTGATCGTTGGGCTGGCGGCAAAGCCCAGACCGGATGTCAACGTGGTCGCCGCAGCGGCGACGGTGGCAAGTAAGATTCGGCGGGGTGATTTCATCAAAGGCTTCAGCGTTGGGCGGGGAAACGGGGAAACGGAACCGGGCACCGGACACGAAAAACTCCTGCCAAGAATAATCGCTGGCAGGAGTCGTCGCGTGGTTCACAGTGTAACCCGTTCGACACCTCGGGGATTAACCATTTGGCGGCATCGAACGGATCAGCCGATCGGGGACGGCTACGGGATTTCGATCAATTCGACTTCGAAGATCAGCACTTCGTTGGGGCCGATGACCGGACCCTGACCGCGAGGGCCGTAAGCCAGATCCGACGGGATGGTGACGATGGCTTTTTCGCCGACCTTCATTTTTTGCAGCGCGATTTGCCAGCCCTTGATGACGCGGCCTAGTTCAAACGTGATCGGTTCGCCACGTTGGACCGAACTGTCGAACACGGTGCCGTCGATCAGTTTGCCCGTGTAGTGAACGGTGACTCGGTCGGACACGCTGGGCGATGCGCCTTCGCCCGCCTTGGTCGTTTTGATTTGGACGCCGCCGTCCAATTTGCGAACGCCTTCGGACTTGGCGTTCTTTTCCATGTAGGCTTCGCCCTTTTCTTTGTTCATCGCCGCGCGATCTTGGACGCGTTTTTGCATCATCGCTTGCAGCTTGCCTTGGGCCTCACGCAGCTGTTCTTCGGTCAGTTGCGGATCTTTCTTTGCCAGGGCATCAAGCAAGCCTTGGGCGAAAACATCGATGTCAAAATCTTTGGCTTCGAAACCTTGTTGTGCCATCGACCCGCCGATGTCCAGGCCTAGGAAATAGGCGATCGGATCCGATTTGGCATCGGGCGTTTCTTGTGACATGGCAGTTTGGGACATGGCGGCAATGCCGAGGGAAAGAGCGAGCGAGCCAATCGCCAAGCCGTGCCGGAGGGAGGTGGAAAGGGACATGAAGGAAGTGATTCCTGCGGGTCGCGTCGGGAAATTGAGCCGACCCGGCGAGCAGCGAACGGAATCGGTGACTCGGGCCGGTGGCACCGTCGGTGCCGGGATGATAGGAGCGCAGAATAACTGTAGCCCCGGCAAAATGCCATGCGGTGCGATCGGCCGGCAACCCGGGGCGTCGATCAGCCCCCGGTCAGCGAATAGTCGACCGGTTCAGCGAATAGTCGACCGGTTCAGCGAATAGTCGACCGGTTCAGCGAATAGGCGACCGGTCGGCAACCAGAGCGCATGCTAGGACTGGGCCACCATCAGTGCACCGATCAATCCGGCGACCACGGCGACGATCGCGGCCAGCCGGCCCCAGCTGACGTCCGGTCGTGGCCCGCCCCCCATGCGGCCGCGGATTTGCTTCTCCAGCATTCGGCGTCCCCCCTCAGTCGCGCTGGACGCGGCGACGTCGGCCGGTTCGCCGTTGCCGACCGATTCGAGACTGGAATCCAGCGGAGCATCCAGGTGGTACTTTTCGCCGATCTCCAGCATCACGCCTTGGACGGATCGTGCGTTGAACGGCCGATTCTCGGGATCTTTCGCAAGCAGTTCGTTGATCACTTCGTCCAATTCGGGCGGACAGTCGCCGACCAGATCGCGGGCCCGTGGCGGCGCGGCTCGTAAATGCTGTTCGAATAATTGGGCAAAGTTCTCGCCAAGAAACGGCTTGCGCCCGGTCAGCATTTCCATCACGCAGCATCCCAACGCGTACAAATCCGTTTTGCCGCTGATCAACGCATCGCCGGTGATCTGCTCGGGCGACATGTACGCGTGGGTGCCCACGGTCAGCCCGCTGCTGGTCAGGTCGGCGGAATGAGTGTCGCGTGCGATCCCGAAATCACCCAACTTGACGACGGCGTCGGTCGTCAAAAACAGATTTCCCGGCTTCAAATCACGATGAATCACGCCATGGTTGTGAGCGTACTGCAAGGCGGAACAGATCTGCCGCGTCACGTCCACGACCGACGGCCAAGGCAGCGGCCCGTTGGATTCCAGCAGGTCTTTGACCGTCCCGCCGTCGACCAATTCCATGATGTAGTACAGCCCGCCATCGATTTCCCCGCCGCCGTAACAGGCCACGATGTTCGGGTGGCGCAAACGCTGCAGAATCGTTGTTTCTCGTTCGAAACGGGCCCGGATCAACGGGTCCCGGCTGACACCAGGATGCAGCTTTTTGATGGCAACGCGGTATCCCGTGTCTCGCTCGGTTGCCAAATAGATCGTCCCGACCGTTCCCGCGCCGACGACCTGTCCCAGGTCGTAATCGTCAATGGTCGGCGAGTGCATGGGGGAAGGATCCGTCGTCACAGGACTGGTATGGACAAAAGGTGAGTATGCATTTTCTAGCGGTTATTGCGGGCTGAATCGATACCGCTGAAGGTTGTTTTCTGAGGCCTTGGTCGCCATAGCGTCTTCGTTTCCGGCCTCACCACGGGCCATAGCGACCCAATCGCTGGGCCGATTCGGAACAGTCCGCCGCCTGGCGCGCCACCACGGGCCAAACCACGGTCTGGGCGAAGTCGTGGGGAAGTGCCAGACTGATGCCGGAAAACGACCAACCCAGCCACCCCACCGTCCAACCAGATTAATTGGTGCCCCATGACCGCGTCGGAGATCAAACGCGTCACCACCCGAACACTGCAGAACCTGAAGTCCCGCGGCCAGCGGATTTCGATGCTGACCGCCTATGATTTTCCCACTGCGGCGGTCTTGGACGAAGCCGGCATCGATATCTTGCTGGTCGGCGATTCACTGGCAATGGTCGTTGCCGGTCACGAAACCACCCTTCCGGTGACGATGGACCAGATGCTGTACCACGCTGAAATGGTCGGTCGCGCCGCGCGGCGGGCAATGGTGGTCGTCGATCTGCCGTTCCCCGAAGGCCAACTGTCGATCGAGCAAACCCTGCAGTCCGCGTCGCGGGTGTTCAAGGAAACACGCTGTCACGCGGTCAAGTTGGAAGGCGGCGCCGAACAGGCCGCTCGGATCGAAGCGTTGGTGACCGCCGGCATCCCGGTGATGGCACACGTCGGGTTGCGACCGCAAAACATTCACGTCGATGGCGGCTATCGAATCGGCCGCGACCAACAACGCTTGGTCGACGACGCCCTGGCGGCGCAAAGTGCCGGCGCGTTCGCGGTGCTGATCGAGTGTGTGACCAATGCCATCGGTAAAGCGATCACCGATGCTTTGGATGTGCCGACCATCGGTATCGGCGCCGGCCCCTCCACCGATGGCCAAGTGTTGGTGACCAATGACATGGTCGGTCTGACCAGTGGTTATTTGCCGACGTTTGTTCGCAAGTATGCCGACTTGCAAGAAGTTTTGAAAAACGCGGCGCAGCAATATCGGAATGACGTTTCCGACAACACTTTCCCCGGACCCGACGAGACATTCGAATCATGAAATCGCCCGAACGTTTGGCCTTTGAATCCGTCGAACAGTTGCAACGTCAAGCGGCAAGCGATGTTGCCGACCTGATCCGTTCGACTTTGCGTCACCGCGATTCGTTTTCCATTTCGCTCTCAGGCGGCTCGACGCCCAAGCGGATGTACGAACTGTTGGCGCAGGAATCGCTGCCCTGGGATCAGGTGCATTGGTTCTGGGGCGACGAACGAAACGTCCCCCATGATCACGACGACAGTAATTACAAGATGGTCAAAACGGCTTGGTTAGATCCAATTGATGCACCGGAGTCGAATGTGCATCCGGTTCCTGTGAAGGTGTCCGATCCGCAGGCCGCGGCAAAAGCGTACCAGTATGAAATTTTGGAACACTTTGGGGACCTGCCACCGCGATGGGACCTGGTTCTGCTGGGAATGGGCGATGATGCCCACACCGCGTCCTTGTTCCCGCAAACCGATGCGATCGGTGTGGACGACCAGACGTTTGTCGCCAACTGGGTACCCAAGCTGGATGCCTATCGGTACACGCTGACGTACCCCGCAATTAACTCCGGTGCAAGTGTTTGGTTTGTCGTCGCGGGGGCCGGCAAGAAACAGGCGTTTGCGCAGGTCACCAACCTCGAAATTGATGTGCGCAATTACCCGGCGCAACTGGTACGCCCCGACCGTTGGTACTTGACCAACGACGTCCTGGCGGACTGATCGAGTTCGCCCGTATGTGGCCGCTTCGGTTGGTCGAACCGGTCAGGTTGCCAGTGTCGAATGTTGGTCCGGGTCCGTTGTCGGACGCGACGACAGCGATCGGCCGGCGGCATTACCGGTAGAGCCGGCGTCATCGGTCGGCCTTTGGCACAGTGGTTTGCTGCCACCGGTGTCACGGATCATGTCCGCAATGGTCGTGTCACCAAAGGTTTCTTCGACCAAACGTCCGGCTTCATCCAGCCGCCGGTGCAGCGGACACAGGGCTTCGCCGTGCAGGTTCACCGGGCAAGTGTGAAAACGCTGGATCGGGTCAATCGCGTTGATGACTTCCAGTGCGGTTAAAGATTCCGGCCGACGCCGCAGCGAGAATCCACCCCGCAGGCCTCGCTGGGACTGCACCAGTTCCGCTCGCGAGAGCGCCTGCATGACTTTGGACAAATAGCCGGCGGGGACGTGCGTCGCCTGGGCGATCATTGCGGTGGTTCTGGCCCCGTCTTGGTCGGCTAAGTACACGACCGCACGAAGGGCGTACTCGGTTGTCTGCGAAATCATCTGCCCACGATGCCCGGTGCTCAACTGGCCTAGTAAACGGTGGCCGGTGTGCTTCGCCGGCGCGTTGCTCGATAGGAAAGCCCCAAAACTGAGGGCGATCATCGCAAGGCTAGGCAGCACCGTGACTGTCGTCAATCATGCGTCAGTCCGGCGAACGCACCGCAAAGAGCAGAAAAACGCAAAACTGGATGTTGACATCCAGTTTTTCATTTGTCATAAAATTTCCACACAAGGGGGGCACCCGTTGATGATCAGCTGGCCCCCTGGACCTTGTGTTTTGCTCGGAACATCGGTGAAGGATCTCCGAATGGTTTCTGGGCCGACATCCCGCGTGTTTGCACGGACGTGACCGGCACGGCGGGATTTTTGATGCGCGATCGGCCCCAGCGGGATCACCGGGCTCGGCGTCGTGATCATCGACCAGGCCGCCGACAAAAAGACCGGCGTCTGTGTAGACACCTGGGCCAATGTTCACGTCGGGCGTGGGTTTCGGTCATCTAACTGGGGGCCGGCCAGAAGAACGCTTGTTCAGAACGCCGATTCCGGTCGCTGTGGACGGTCCGGTCGAGTGTCTTCACGTTCACCGCCGCCGCCGAATCCACCCCGGCCACCCCCGAATCCACCGCGACCGCCCGCACCGCCGCGACCGCCCGCACCGCCGCGTCCGCCGCCGCCAAATCCACCGCGACCGCCGCCTGCACGGTTGCCAAATCCTCCACGTCCGTCCCCGGGGCCACGCCCGCCGAATCCAGGTCCGCCGGGGCCACGACCGCCGGGGCCACGTCCGCCGGCATCGGCGGCAGCGACTTCGACGGCATTGTCCGCCGGGTCGACCGTTTCGTTTTCATCGCTGACGCAGTACAGATGTTTGTTACTGCGAAGAAGCAAACGACCTTGGGCAACGGCGGGGGTTCCGCCAAAGGTTTCGGCATCGGCCGTGACGCGGTTGACGCCCAACAGTTCGGCTTCGTCGCCCAAGCGATAAACGAACGCTTGGCCCGATCCGTTGACATAAATCAGCTTGCCATCGGCGATGATGGGCGACCCATAGTCTTGCGACCCCATGCCACCGCCACGCGAAGCACCTTCCAATCGGTTTTGGCTGACCTTATCGCCGGTTTCCGGATCGATCACGGTCAGCACACCACCGGCGACCAAGTACAGGTTCTTTCCGTCAAAGACGGGCGAACCGAAGCGTGCCGAATCGCGACCGGTCCAGTCGACTTGGCTGTCGGTCACATCACCGTTGCCGCCCGCTTGCACCGATGCACTGCCGCCGCCGCGTCCGGTAAACGCAAAGACTCGGTGGCCGTCGGCAACGGCGCTGGAATGGGCCTGTTCGGCATCGGACGTCGCCGCATACCAACGCAGCTTTCCGGTCCGCGGATCCAACCCCCAAACCTCCTTCGGCACGCTCATTACCAAATCCGTTCTTTGGTCATCGATCTGGACCAACAGTGGTGTGCCCCACATGCCGTCCAGAGCTTCGGCTTCCTGTCGCCACACTTCTTTACCGGTGGCTTTGTCGACCGCGACGATCGCTTGGCTTTCGGCCGAAGCGGTCACGATCACGGTGTCTTCGAACAAGATCGGACTGGAGGATGAGCCCCATTTCCAGGGATCAGATTCTTTACCCAGCGGGACGTTCCAAAGCGGATTGCCGTCCAAGTCGAACGCATGCAAGCCGCTTTTGCCGAAGTAGGCATAGACGTTTTTGCCGTCGCTGACCGGGGTGTGCGACGCATAACCGTGGGCGGTCACGCCGATGCCGGTGTAGGGATCTTCGGGCTGGGCCGCGGGGACGTCTTTTTGCCACACGGGCTCGCCGGTTTGCAGGTCGACGCAAACCAAGTGACGAACCAAATCATTGATGTCGCCGGGATCTTGGCGGTCCAAACCGTATCCGCTGTAAGTCGTCACAAAGACCCGGTCGCCGACCACGATCGGGCTGGAAACACCGGCACCCGGCAAAGCCGTTTTCCAGGCCACGTTGGCTTTGGGCGACCATTGTTCGGGCAGTGAACCGCCATCGTCGCTGACGCCGGATCCGTTGGGGCCGCGAAACCGGTTCCAGTCATCGGCGCTGACGGACAGCATCGGCGTCGCCGCCAGAAGTCCCCCCAACGCGATCAACCGCCAGCCCCGATTAAAACGTCGATTCATCAAGCCATCCCCGCGATCGT is from Crateriforma conspicua and encodes:
- the panB gene encoding 3-methyl-2-oxobutanoate hydroxymethyltransferase, producing the protein MTASEIKRVTTRTLQNLKSRGQRISMLTAYDFPTAAVLDEAGIDILLVGDSLAMVVAGHETTLPVTMDQMLYHAEMVGRAARRAMVVVDLPFPEGQLSIEQTLQSASRVFKETRCHAVKLEGGAEQAARIEALVTAGIPVMAHVGLRPQNIHVDGGYRIGRDQQRLVDDALAAQSAGAFAVLIECVTNAIGKAITDALDVPTIGIGAGPSTDGQVLVTNDMVGLTSGYLPTFVRKYADLQEVLKNAAQQYRNDVSDNTFPGPDETFES
- a CDS encoding FKBP-type peptidyl-prolyl cis-trans isomerase → MSQTAMSQETPDAKSDPIAYFLGLDIGGSMAQQGFEAKDFDIDVFAQGLLDALAKKDPQLTEEQLREAQGKLQAMMQKRVQDRAAMNKEKGEAYMEKNAKSEGVRKLDGGVQIKTTKAGEGASPSVSDRVTVHYTGKLIDGTVFDSSVQRGEPITFELGRVIKGWQIALQKMKVGEKAIVTIPSDLAYGPRGQGPVIGPNEVLIFEVELIEIP
- a CDS encoding RrF2 family transcriptional regulator — its product is MISQTTEYALRAVVYLADQDGARTTAMIAQATHVPAGYLSKVMQALSRAELVQSQRGLRGGFSLRRRPESLTALEVINAIDPIQRFHTCPVNLHGEALCPLHRRLDEAGRLVEETFGDTTIADMIRDTGGSKPLCQRPTDDAGSTGNAAGRSLSSRPTTDPDQHSTLAT
- a CDS encoding serine/threonine protein kinase, with amino-acid sequence MHSPTIDDYDLGQVVGAGTVGTIYLATERDTGYRVAIKKLHPGVSRDPLIRARFERETTILQRLRHPNIVACYGGGEIDGGLYYIMELVDGGTVKDLLESNGPLPWPSVVDVTRQICSALQYAHNHGVIHRDLKPGNLFLTTDAVVKLGDFGIARDTHSADLTSSGLTVGTHAYMSPEQITGDALISGKTDLYALGCCVMEMLTGRKPFLGENFAQLFEQHLRAAPPRARDLVGDCPPELDEVINELLAKDPENRPFNARSVQGVMLEIGEKYHLDAPLDSSLESVGNGEPADVAASSATEGGRRMLEKQIRGRMGGGPRPDVSWGRLAAIVAVVAGLIGALMVAQS
- the pgl gene encoding 6-phosphogluconolactonase encodes the protein MKSPERLAFESVEQLQRQAASDVADLIRSTLRHRDSFSISLSGGSTPKRMYELLAQESLPWDQVHWFWGDERNVPHDHDDSNYKMVKTAWLDPIDAPESNVHPVPVKVSDPQAAAKAYQYEILEHFGDLPPRWDLVLLGMGDDAHTASLFPQTDAIGVDDQTFVANWVPKLDAYRYTLTYPAINSGASVWFVVAGAGKKQAFAQVTNLEIDVRNYPAQLVRPDRWYLTNDVLAD
- a CDS encoding PQQ-dependent sugar dehydrogenase codes for the protein MKSPRRILLATVAAAATTLTSGLGFAASPTINLADPPSSLNTDPMPIQIVDAYPNLRISRPVVLTGAGDDSGRLFVASQTGEIYVFDQKDSEVEEADLFMDINEAVSYKDRENEEGFLGLAFHPKFKDNGKFYVYYTTSERPHVSIISEFSVRGDDPNQGDPRSERELMRIQQPFWNHNGGTLVFGPDGYLYVGLGDGGKANDPLKSGQDVSKLLGSILRIDVDTRTGGLPYGIPTDNPLVGKDKAWPEIYAWGIRNIWRMSFDPANGDLWAADVGQNQWEEVNLIRKGGNYGWSLREASHKFTLGGGKGSGPRPDLIEPLIEYPHTEDWGKSVTGGAVYRGKQTPQLDGYYLYGDYVSGKVWAMKYDKGSQTVTENREIAWSNLPVFTFGQTDDGEVLMTTQSGGGRIYKFVAN
- a CDS encoding outer membrane protein assembly factor BamB family protein, with the protein product MNRRFNRGWRLIALGGLLAATPMLSVSADDWNRFRGPNGSGVSDDGGSLPEQWSPKANVAWKTALPGAGVSSPIVVGDRVFVTTYSGYGLDRQDPGDINDLVRHLVCVDLQTGEPVWQKDVPAAQPEDPYTGIGVTAHGYASHTPVSDGKNVYAYFGKSGLHAFDLDGNPLWNVPLGKESDPWKWGSSSSPILFEDTVIVTASAESQAIVAVDKATGKEVWRQEAEALDGMWGTPLLVQIDDQRTDLVMSVPKEVWGLDPRTGKLRWYAATSDAEQAHSSAVADGHRVFAFTGRGGGSASVQAGGNGDVTDSQVDWTGRDSARFGSPVFDGKNLYLVAGGVLTVIDPETGDKVSQNRLEGASRGGGMGSQDYGSPIIADGKLIYVNGSGQAFVYRLGDEAELLGVNRVTADAETFGGTPAVAQGRLLLRSNKHLYCVSDENETVDPADNAVEVAAADAGGRGPGGRGPGGPGFGGRGPGDGRGGFGNRAGGGRGGFGGGGRGGAGGRGGAGGRGGFGGGRGGFGGGGEREDTRPDRPQRPESAF